The nucleotide window GGCAAACCTACGTGATCGACTCGTTCATGATCGTCGTGCTCGGGGGCGTGGGCCGCTTGATGGGCACCATCGCGTCTTCGCTCGGCCTCGGCATGATCAACAAGCTGCTCGAGCCGCTTTCGGGGGCGGTGATGGGCAAGATCGTCGTGCTCGGCATCATCATCCTGTTCATCCAGAGGCGGCCTCAAGGCATGTTCGCCCTCAAGGGCCGGGTGGAGGCATGAAGATGGGCGGCATGTTGGGCTCCCTGCGCAGCGTGGGGCTTCGTATTCACGGGCCGCGCGTTTGGCTCGCGCTCTTTGCGGCCTTGGCGGTGGCGATCGCGTTGCCTGCGGCAGGCGCCTTGCCACCGCACATGGTGCCCCTCGTGGGCAAGTTCTTCTGCTACGCGATCGCGGCCCTGGCCATGGATCTGGTCTGGGGCTTTGCAGGCATCCTGAGCCTGGGGCACGGCGTCTTTTTTGCGCTCGGTGGCTATGCCATGGGCATGAACCTCATGCGCTCGATGAAGGGTGAGGGGGTCTACAGGAGCGATCTTCCCGACTTCATGGTGTTCCTCGACTGGAAGGAACTGCCGTTTACCTGGTACGGCTTCGAGAGTTTCCCCTTCGCCGTGTTCATGGCCCTGGCCGTTCCGGGGCTCTTGGCCTTCCTCTTCGGCTTTCTCACCTTCCGCTCGAAGATCAAGGGTGTTTACTTTTCGATCGTCACCCAGGCGCTGACCTACGCGGCGATGCTCCTGTTTTTCCAGAACGCCACCGGGTTCGGTGGCAACAACGGCCTCACGGACTTCAAGCGCATCGCCGGTTTTTCCCTCCAGGACCCCGCCACCAAGGTGGGGCTCTACATCGTCTCGGCGGTGGCGTTGCTGGGCACCTACCTGCTCAGCCGTTTCCTCGTGACCAGCCGGCTTGGCCGGGTTTTGACGGCGGTTCGTGACGCCGAGTTGAAGACGCGGTTTTGCGGCTACGAGTCGACACACTACAAGCTCTTCGTCTGGACGCTCTCGGCCTGCCTCGCGGGCCTGGCGGGGGCGCTCTACGTGCCGCAAGTGGGCATCATCAATCCCAGCGAGATGCAGCCCTCGAACTCGATCGAGATGGCCATCTGGGTGGCGGTGGGGGGGCGTGGAACCCTGAGCGGCGCGGTTTTGGGGGCGTTCCTGGTCAACGGCGGGAAGAGCTGGCTCACGGGGGCCTTCCCCGAGCTTTGGCTCTTCGTACTGGGAGGGCTCTTCGTGGCGGTCACCTTGTTCTTTCCGGGAGGCGTTCACAGTTTGATTCGCAAGGCCGCGGAACGGCTGCGCCACAAGCCTCGGCCTCGCAAACAACCCGAGCCGCCCACGCCGGTTTCGGAAGCCATGCCGGGAGGTGTTTCATGAGCGAAGCGGCGAATGCGCCGGCGGCGCCCGAAAAGCGTCGGCGAAAGTCAGGCGCGCCCCCCACGTCTTCCATTCGCCCGGGGCTCGTTCTGTGGGTGAACGGCGTCAGCGTGAGCTTCGATGGCTTCAGAGCCCTCAACAACCTCACGCTCGAGCTGGAAAGAGGCGAGCTTCGGTGCATCATCGGGCCGAACGGAGCCGGAAAAACCACCCTCATGGATGTCATCACCGGAAAGACACGCCCTGACACGGGAGGCGTTTTTCTGGAAAGCTCGCTCTACGATCTCACGGAGCTGTCGGAGTGGGAGATCGCGCGCATGGGCGTGGGCCGCAAGTTTCAAAGGCCCACCGTGTTCCAGGGCCACTCGGTGCTCGAAAACCTCGAGCTGGCCTGCCAGGGTCCCAAGGGGGTGTTTCGCAACCTGTTCGGAGGCTTGACCTCGAGCCAAAAAGAGAGCATCGACGAGAGCCTCGAGCTGATTGGCCTCGAGGACCATCGCACGGTGCGGGCAGGGCTGCTCGCCCACGGCCACAAGCAGTGGCTGGAGATCGGCATGCTGCTCGTACAGAAGCCCAAGGTGCTGCTGGTCGATGAACCCGTGGCGGGCATGACTCACCAGGAAATGGAGCGAACGGCCGAGCTCTTGGTATCCCTGGCGGGGAGCCGCACGGTGGTGGTGGTCGAGCACGACATGGAGTTCGTGCGCAGCATCGCACGCAAGGTGACGGTGCTCCACGAGGGATCGGTACTGGCCGAAGGGAAGATGGAGGACGTGCAGAAGGATCCCAGGGTGATCGAGGTCTATTTGGGGACTTGAGGCCAACCATGCTTTCCGTTTCAGCAGTGAACCAGTTCTACGGCGAAAGCCACATCCTGTGGGACGCCGCCTTGGCGCTCGAAAAGGGCGCCTGCACCTGCCTCATGGGACGCAACGGCGTGGGCAAGACCACGCTGCTCAAGTGCATCATGGGCCTTTTGCCGATCCGCTCTGGCGCGATACGCCTGGCCGACCAGGAGCTCTCCCGTCGGCCCGCGGACTTCCGCGCCTCGGTGGGCGTGGGCTACGTGCCCCAGGGTCGGGAGATCTTCGGTCAGCTCTCCGTCGAAGAGAACCTGATGGTGGGCTTTTCGGCCCTTCGGCGCAAAAAGGCCGATCGCCTGGAAAAAGTCTTCGAGACCTTCCCGGTGCTCAAGCAGATGCGCACGAGGCGGGGAGGGGATCTATCCGGCGGTCAACAGCAGCAGCTGGCCATTGGGCGCGCCCTGATGTTGGACCCCCAGCTTCTGATCCTGGACGAGCCCACCGAAGGCATCCAGCCGAACGTCGTGAGCGAGATCGGGCAGGTGCTCATGCGCCTCAACGAAAAGGAGGGGCTGACCATATTGTTCGTCGAGCAGAAGCTGCCCTTCGCCCGCAAGTTCGCGCAGAACTTCGCCATCATGGAGCGGGGACGTGTGGTCTCATCGGGCAAAATATCCGAGCTTTCCGAAGAGTTGGTCGAAAAGCACCTGGTCGTCTGAGCGCGGCGGTCGCGCGGGCCGCTAGGCGCAATGCTGTTCACTTAAGAAACCTCGTAACCATCTGAAAATATTGTGCAATTCATCTTGACAAGGCCCGAGGCTGCGAGCGCCGGCCTTCATGAGCCTGCTTCGTGGACCTGGCGATCACTTTCGAGCGTTCTTCAAACTGACCAGTGGCTGTGCGGACAAGTTCGACCGGACACGGACATGGAGCGCCCGCAGCGTCTTGATGTGGCTGATGGTCCTGACGATGCCGGACCGAAAGATGAGCTATCGACGGAGCTTGCGGATCGTGGCGTACTACGGGCGCAAGGTGTTCGATTGGGCGAAGGTACCGACGTTGTCGTCCATCAGTGAAGCAAGAAAGAAGGTCTCGATCGAGACATGCCGTGGGTTGCTGCACCAGCTGGTCGAGCGGTGCGAGTCCATCATGCCGACTCCGAAAACCCCGTGGGGGAAACGTCGATTCATCGCGTTCGATGGAACGCGAGTTGTGTTGCCGCGCAGCGCGGATACAGCGAGGAAGATGGCGCGGCCGAAGCGGCCGAATGGGACGTCGGTGCACAATCCACAAGGGTTGGTGGTGATGGCTGCGGATGTGTTTCGCCGTCTTCCGTTGGATTGGTCCCTGACCGGAAAAGGCATCGGCGAGAGGACGTCCATGCAGAAGCTGGTTCACCGATTGCCGTTCAAGGCAGGCGACGTGGCCGTCATGGACAGAGGGTTTCCGAGTCGCCACCTGTTCTCAGCCTTGATTGAACATGGCGTTGACATCATTGCGAGAATGAGCGCATCGAAGGCGACGGCGTGGAAAGAGCTCAAGCCATTCTTGTCTTCAAACAAGAAGACCGCGAAAGTGACACTGACGCTTCCGGGGGCGAAAGGGAACATTGAGCTTCAGGTGCGCGTCGTCGAGCGCGACGCAAAGCCAGGCCGCCCGAGGAAAGGCACGAAGAACGAAAGGATGGTCATCGTGTCCACCTTGAGCGGAAAGGACGGATTCGATCGCAAAGACATCATCAAGCTCTACGCCTCTCGATGGGGAATCGAATCTCTCTTCAAGGAAATGAAGAGCTTCATGCAGACCGAGGACTTCCACAGCAAGAGCGTCCAAGGATGTGAACAGGAACTCATTTCCGCGATGATCTGGATAGCCCTGGCATCGTTCCTTCAAGCAGAAGCGGAGCGTACCCTTGATGGCCGACGCGTCGTTCGCGCAGACTGCCTACGAGCGGCCGGTGATCTGCTCTTTGCGATGCTTTCAGGAAAATCCATCCATGAACAGATGGACGATGACATCGCCGCCCTTCGAATGTTCGCGTACGCCCCACAACAAGACAGGCACTATCCGAGGGAGTGCAAACGTCCCTTCGGTCGCACCATCCAAAGGGGTGGTGCTTAAGTGAACAGCATTGCCGCTAGGCGGCGCCCTGGCGAAGGCTCTCGGGCGGCGCGAACGCGGCCTCCGCATCGCCCAGCACCTCGGCCACGGCCGCTGTCCAGTACGCGTTGCCCGCGCGTGCGGCCGCTTGCCGCACTCCCGGCAATCGGTTGACCCGGGCTGCGAGCGCCAGCGCGGGTTTGACGGCAAGGGTCACTCCGGCCCAGCGGTTGCGCACGACCCCCAGCTCATCCGCCAGCCGGTCCCCGATGAGGTGCCGACACAGCGCTTGCATCACGCCAGCTCGTCGCTCGGCCACCTTCTTTTCCTTGGGCGTACGGGCCATGTGCGGCCGCGAGCTGAAGAGCGCTGCCACGAGCGCGCGGGAATCGTCGTCGGGGGGAGCCTGCGCAGCCTGGATCCTCTCAGCCAGGCTCAGCGCCTTGGCATGAGTCTCGGGCAAAAGCGCGTCCTCCACGCCCATGCGCAGCCCCACCTCACGCCACAGATGGCTGATGTCGTCAGCTTCGCGCGCGCTTACGGCGTACCCCAGCTTGCGCAGACCCTCGACGAGCGCTGCCGAAAACAGAATGACCGTGGCGAGCATGTCGTGTTGATTGATGGGCTCTCCGAAGGCCTCGGGCTGCCAGCGCCCACTGCGGTCGATGAGGCGCCGCACCTGGGCATGCATGATGCGCACCTTCACCGTGATGGCGAGCCCCTGGCCGTAGCGCTCCATGCCGCCGGGCTGGCTCACCGCCTGCACAAAGCGGCTGGTCTCGGCCAGCCGTCGCGGGGTTTTTTCCTGTAGCTGCCCGGAGAACATGAGCGCCTTGTTGCCTGCCGGCGACGCGTAGCCGAGGACCAGCGACTTCATGCCAAGAACGATGCCGGCGGCGGCCCCGGACCGCAGAAGCGCGGCGGCACCCGCCTCGCGTCGCGCGCTGTCGAGCCAGGGCGGGGCTTGGTCGAGGGTGTCGAGCAAGGTGAGAAGCGCTTTGGGCGCCTCGGGCAGGGCGTCGCGTCCCTCCGCCAGCCCCTGCTCAAGCAACGCGAAGCCGCGTCCCGGAGGCTGCGTGGCAAATGCTTCCACCACCGCATCGGCGAGCGGGTCTCGACGCAGCAACGCCTCCCCCAGCCGGCGCACCTCGGGGGACGCGGGGCCCTCGGGGCCAGGCGGGCGAAAGCGGGACGGCAGAGACGGCGGGAGGGACGTCACCCCGTGTTGGATGCGCGCCGGGCCTGCGAGGTGCCAAGTCTCGGGCGGGGCCCCTACGGGTCGGTCGAAGGCATCACCCGCTTGACCTGCCGCTCGGCGCTGTCGAACTGGAACAGATAGATCCACCCGTTCGCCACCATGTTCCGGATGTGGGCATGCTTGCGCAGCACGGCCTGCAGGGCGGGCTCGGGGGCGTCGATGTAGACGGAGAGCCGCACAGGCGTGTGCACCCAGCGTGTGCCGTCGTGTAAAGACTGCATCGGCAGGCCGATGCGCAGGTCACCCGCGTTGCCCTCGAACACCCCGATGTGACCGCCCACCACGTTGTGAAGCACCTTGTTGCCGCTGCCGAAGCGCTGGTTGTCCACCGTCGATGCGTAGTACTGGAAGTTGATCCAGTGGGTCACGACCATGGGCGCCGTCATAATGAGCTCGAGGATCGCGAAGCCCTCATCGCCCTGCCAACGGTAGTCGTGTAGGAACGCCCGGCCTGCCAGGTTGACGTGTCGCAGATGCGCGCGGGGGGCCACGATGAAGGCGGCGTTGTTCGAAAGCCCCCACTCGGGGCGCACCTCGGCCCAGTCACGCGTGCGTGCCGCGACCGCCTGGTCGAGATCATGTCCGGAGAGCTCATCCAAGCCCAAGCTGCCCGCCCGCTCGGCCCGCGCCCGCACGGCCGCGCGCCCAAGCTCTGCCCTCAGCGTGCGCAGCTCCTCCGCGTGGCTCGGTGGACACGCCTCGAGTTCGAAGAGCGTGATCTCGTCGGTGGTGGTGTTGTGGAGCCCCGCAACGAAATGCGTGGTGGCCGGCAGCGGAAGGCCTCGTGCGGCCAGCCCCTGGCGCACCTCGGGCTCGTTGAGCAGAGCAGCCAGGGCGCGCGCGTTGACCTCACCCGTTTGCCCACAGCAGGCACCGCAATCGAGCCCCGCGGCATGTGGGTTGTTCACCGTTTTGCTGCCGTGGCCCACGAGGGCAATCAGGCGGGCATGGCCCTTCGTGAGGCTCATGGCGCGCAGCACGCCCGCCGCCAGCTCCGCCTTCTCCTCGGGCGTCACAGGGGCGCCCGCCACCGTGTGGGTCAACCGCGGCTTGCAGAGCGCCCGGTCTTCGAGGGTCAGCCCCACGGTGTCGGGGGCGGGCACGGGGCGGCTCCACCCGAGGCCGTCGCCGAGGAGCTTCGCTGCGTAGACGGCGCCCAGCGTTTCGACGAAGGAAAAGCTCGAAGCCGCACCGCCCTTCCAGCGCTTCCATGCTCCCTTGAAGCCCAGCTGCGCCCTGCGGGTGTCCGCCGCCGCGGCGGGAAGCCCCGTGTCCGTGACCCGCAGGCGCGGCGCGAGGAGCCCGGGCAGTTGGGGCCGCGCACGCGCAGCGCCGAGCGGCTCGTACTCGACGGGCAGACCAAAAAAGCCCGCGAACCCCAGCGTCTGCACGCGGGGCGCTTCGGCCTCGAGTGCCCGGCGCAGCACCTCCGAACGCACGTCGATGCAGAACGCCGCCTGTACCGCGGGCAGGTCTGCGGGCTCGGATGCGGGGCGGGCCGTTTCGAGCTCGGCCTTCAGTCTCTCCTGGTACGCAAGCTCCAGGGCCCGCTGGTACACCCACTCGTCGGTTTCGGCGGCCGCCACCGCGGCGTCGATCGCGGGCCAGCCCGAGACGGCCACCCGCCACTCTGCGGCGAGTGGCTTCCCGCCGTTGCGCAAGAGAACCAGCTCCCAGGCGAGACGCAGGGCGACGAGCTCCGTGAGGTGATCATCGGTTGTGCCCGCAAGCTGGGCCTGCCAGCGCAGGTACGCGCACCACGCAGCCCAGCCGTTCAGGTCGAGGAGCAGCGCCGTCAGGTAATCGGCCCTTCGCTCTAGAGGAACGTCGAGCTCGGCGAGGGCGGTGAGGATGAGGGCCTGGGCGTCGCTCGGCAGCGCCTCCGCTAGCGCGCGAAACGCTCCCAGGCCCATGAGCAAACCCGGTGAGCGGTCTTGCAGGGCGTGCCGCCGCCAGGTGGCGTAGAGGCCTCCCGTGCGGTCGGGACCTACGGGCCGTTGGCTGTCGTCGAAGAAAGCGGCGCAGAACTGACTGGTGCTCACCGTGACGAAATCGCGGAACGACATGCCGTGCACGAGGTCGCGCCGGGCGTCGATGACGTCCATGACGCGCAGGTGGCGGGGCAGCGAGGGGGTGTCCTGCTCGAGCCGTGCCAAAACCTGGGCAAGGCTGAGCGGCGACCGGATTTCGGCAAGCGCCGTGGCCAGGTGTGCACGGGAAAAGGCGCCTGCTTGCCATTGCGCCCGGTAATACGCCCTGGGCATCAAGAGACGGCTGCCCACCAGCGAAGTGAGCCGCTGCGACACCGCAGGCACCGGCTCGTGCAGAGAGCCCCAGAAGGGATTCACCGCGATGAACCGATCCAGGGGCCACGTGGGCGCGATCCGCCCGCACGCGGTGGCAACATCTTGGGTGAGATCCGAAGGCCACACGGCGGCCCTGGTCGATGAAGCGTTGGCGGGGACCATGATCAGGCTCCGATGGTTTGGGTGGTGAAGTCCCCACGTTCAGCGCTGCGGCGCGGGGGCAGCTTGGCCGGCCAGAGCCGGAAGGTGAGGCGGGTGAAGAACTCGTCGAGGTAAAACCCGGCAAAGAGCTGAGGGTAAAGAGCACGCGCCCACGGGCTCTGGGGCCGCGCCGCCATCAGAGCCGAAACGACGTAAAGGCCGAGGAAAACGGCGCCCGTGACGACGAGCCGCACGAACATACCAGGGCTCACGTCGTAGATGTTTTCCGTGCCGAGCGGCAGCTTGGCCACCAGCACATGCCAGGTGAAGTAGAGCGTCGTGACAGCCAGACCGTAGAAGGCGCCCTTGAGCCCCTGGGTCAAGCCGCCCGCACCGGCACGGGTCATCAAGGCCGCGCCGGCCAGGCTGAGCACCCAGGCCATCGCCCACGCGCTCGGCTCGTGGGTGGGGTTCACCCCGAACGCGCCGCCCACCGCGGCCACGCCCGCCGTGGCCAAAAACAGGTTCACGAACCACGGCGCAAGGCGCGGCTCCGGTGCTGCGGTCTCGAGCGCGCCCGCACGCCACAGGTCCACCGTGCTGCCGGAGGCCAGAAAAGCGTGTGCTTTGTAAAGCGAATGCGCCACCAGGTGCAGAAGGGCCAGGTGGTACGCACCCAGGCCACACTCGACCAGCATGAATCCCATCTGGGCGCAGGTGGACCAGGCAAGCCTGACCTTGATGCTCACCCGCGTGGTCATCACGAGGGCGGCCAAAGCCGCCGTGGTGGCGCCGACCCCCACCAACACGAACTGTGCAAGCTCCGCCTTCACCATCAGCGGGGCCAGGCGAATCATCAAAAAGCCGCCGATGTTCACCACGCCCGCATGCAGCAGCGCCGAGACGGGCGTGGGGGCTTCCATTACCTGAATCAGCCACCCGTGAAAAGGCAGCTGAGCACACTTGAGGCAGGCGCCGAGCGCCAGCAGCACCGCGGCCAACGCCACCGGCCACGGCAGGCTCTCCGTTTGCCGGGCCCACAGGAACACGTCGTCGAGGTGCAGGCTGCCCACCTGCCAGCCCAGAAGGCCAATGGCGCCGAATACGAGCACGTCGCCCAGGCGGCTCACCAGAAACTTCTTGTGAGCTGCTATCAGAGCTTGAGGGCGCTCGGGGTAAAACGTGAGCAATTGATGAATCGCCAAGCTGGTGGCCGTCCAGCAGAGCGCCACGACCAAGAGGTGGTTGGCCGCAACCAAGAGGCTCACCGCCGCCAGCGTCGCCAAGAACCAGCGGAGATAACGTGCCTGCCCGGGCTCTCCTGCAAGGTAGGTGCGCGAGTAGCGCACGATGACGTGGGCCAAAAAGGTGACGAGCATCAACATCCCCGTGGTGAGCCCATCCACCCTCAGCCCCTGGGACAGCGCCACGAACAGGGGTGCCGCGTCGTGGGGCAAGGGGTCGAACCCCCCCAGGACACGCTTGCCCAGCAGGACCGTCGCGAGGCCCAACGCAAGCCCCGTAGCCCATAGCCCTCGCGAAAACAGCCCGGCCCCGGTTTGGCGGGACGTCAGGAGCGCCGCCAGCGCGTACGTGACAGGTATCGCGAGCGCCACGACCGCTCCCGCCGCTTCCGTGAAGATGGGATTCATGCGGACATACCTACACGTGACGCATGCTTCTTTAAAAATTCATAATTCAGTGGGTATCGTTCTGATAAGGTGAACAAACATGGCGGGGCCGCTGAACTACCACCACCTGCAGTACTTCTGGGCCGTGGCCAAGGAAGGCAACTTGACGCGCACGGCGCAGACGCTCCGGGTGTCGCAGTCGGCTCTGTCCACGCAGATTCGGCAGCTCGAGGAGCAGCTTGGCCAATCGGTCTTTGCGCGCGAGGGGCGACGGCTCGTTTTGACGGAAGCGGGGCGCATCGCTTTCGCTCACGCCGAGGAGATCTTTGCGCACGGAGCCGAGCTGGTGGCCACGCTGGCGGAGGGGCGGCGCCGGGACCAGGTGCTGCGCGTGGGCGCCGTGGCCACCCTGTCACGCAACTTTCAAGAATCGTTCGTCAAGCCTCTGCTCGACGAGGCCGACGTGCGGCTTCGCCTGCGGTCGGGCAGCCTCGACGAGCTGTTGTCGCTGCTGGCAGGTCACAAGCTCGACCTCGTTTTGTCGAACCACGAGGTGCGTCCCGATGAGGAGATGTCCTGGCGGTGCCAGCGCATCGCTCGGCAGCAGGTCAGCTTGGTGGGCAAACCGCGGGCGCAGCCCTTTGCCTTCCCTCGCGATCTGGCAGAGGCACCGCTGCTCTTGCCTGCCCCGGGCAATGAGATCCGTACCTCCTTCGATGCTCTGTGCCGCGAGCTGAAAGTGAAGCCGCGGGTGTTGGCCGAGGTGGACGATATGGCCATGATGCGCCTCTTGGCCCGTGACACCCAGGCTGTCGCGCTGATCCCCACCGTGGTGGTGCGTGACGAGCTGCAACGGGGTGTGCTGGTCACGCACTACGTGGTCGAAGGCCTCTTCGAGAACTTCTACGCGATCACCGTCGATCGCCACTACGAACACCCCTTGCTTCGCACGCTGCTGTCGCGCCCGCAGGAGGAGATTCTGGCCATGAAAGGGGGGCGTCAGCTCTCGGAGTCGGGCGGGGCAGGGTTGACCCGCTCGAAGCGAAAGGGATAGCTCACCACCACCGTGCCGCCGCCCACGGGCGCCTCGAAGAGCCAGCGGCAGACCGCGCGCCCCACGCAGGCCTGCACGTCGAGGTCCTTGACCGAAGACGAGGCCACGCCCGAGCTCAAGACGTGCCCGCCGGGCCCCACCGTGAAGCGAACCACCACATCGCCCGCGAACGCGGGATCCGCGGCCATGCCTTGGCTTCCGCAGTAGCGAACCTCTTCGAGGTGCGCGTGCACCACTTCGGTGACGCGGTCACGCGCGAGCGTGCTGCGTGAGGCCCTCGCTTCGCCCGCGGCCGGCTGTGTGTCCCCACCGAACGGTACCCCTGCCGCGATCGCGTCGCCGAGATAGCACCGCGGCTGGGCTTCGTCCCAGTGAGGCGAGGGGGCCTTCGCCGAGGGAGCTGACGATGCGCAGGCGGCAGTGAGCCCCAAGACGCAGCAGAACGAGCGATACAAAGGGAAGGCCGGGCGGGCAACCGTGACCATGAGAACAAGATTGTACACCCGCTTGCCGAAGGGGCGTGTTCACACGAACGCGGGGCTGGCGCTTGCCACCACCACCGAGGGGGTGATAGGGGGCGGCAGAGCGCCCACGCTGGGGGCCGGGGTAGGCCGAAGACGCAGATCCAGCTTCTCGCCCTTTTCGTTCACCGGGTCGGCAAACACGGAGAACTTCGTGAGAAACGCGGGCCCGTAGAGCGTGGCGAACGCGGCGTCGGCGGCGTCGAGTCCGCTGGCGAGAAAGATGCGGCCCTTGCGGGGGGCGAGCTGTTGGGGATCGAAGATCTGCCAGCCCCCTTCCAGCCAGACTTCGGCATACGCGTGAAAGTCCATCGCCAACCCATCTTCAGGCACATCGATGTCGGGCAGATACGACACCGCGTAACGGGCCGGCATGTTGAAGGCCCGGCAGAGCGCGATCACCAGATGGGCCCGGTCGCGGCATACGCCGTACCGGTGGGCCAGGACATCCGTGGCGGACCAGTCGGGGCGCGAGGAGCCGCGGCGGTACTCGATGTTCTTGTGCACCCATTCATTGATGGCCTGCGCGCGCAAAAACCCCGTGGGAACTTTCGAGAACGTCTCCCAGGCGAAGCCGAGCAGCTTGTCGTTTTCAGCATAGCGGCTTGGCAAGGTGAAGCGCAGCACTTCGGGTGGCAGCTCGGCCGGGGGGACCTGGCGCGCTTCGGGGCGCACCTCGTCGGCGTGATGGGGGACGCAGGCCAGGGCCTCGTAGCGCAGGTTGCACTCGCCGGGGGCGATCGTGATGCGCCGGCAGCGGTTCCCAAAGAGGTCGCGGTACTCGTTGCCCACGCTCGCGCCGGTGGTCTCCAGGGCTTCGCGCACGATCATGTGCCGTGCGTGCGCCTGGGGCGCCAAGATGAACACGCTGGGGGTGGGCGTTGCGGCCCGATACCCGAGCTGACAGCCGATGCGAATTTGATACATCACGAAACCTCGGCAGGGCGCGCCGAGGTCAAGAGCCTAAGGGCGCGGGCAGCGCAGGGCAAAAAAGCGTACGTCTTTGTCCAGACCCCGGCCCGAAGGTCAGGTTCCAAACACGCCTCGCACGGCCTGCGCGCGAAAATCGAAAATGCGCGCAAGTGTGCGCTTCACCAAAAGCACGTGCGTCATGGCACCGAGCGGGCCGAAAGGCAGCTCGTAATCCACCACGTCGTCCATGCGTGTGCCACCCGCCACGGGGGTGAAGGTGTGCAGGTGGTGCCAGCGCCGATAAGGGCTCCGAAGGGCGACGTCCACGAAGGACACGCCGGGCTCGTACGCTTCGATGCGCGTGCGCCAGCGCAGGGGCACGCCGAAGAGCGAGATGCGGTAGTCGATGAGCGTGCCCACCTGCATCGGGATGGGGCTGGGGGTCAGGATCCGGAACCCGAGAAAAGGGGGGGTCAGGGCCTCGAGGTTCTCGGGCGCCGCAAAGAACGGGAACACCTCGTCCACCGGTTTCGGGATGAACTGAGTGCGTCGCAATTGATGGGCCCGTGCGGGCGTTGGCGAGGTCATGATCCTTCGATTCCCGAGCGCGCCCGTCTGCCGCAGATGACGCGGCTCCCGTGGGGCGCAACGGCCCGGTCGCCCGCCGCCGGCCGCCCCTATGGCCCCCCGGCACCAGACCCTGGCCCCCTGTGACCCCATGGGTTACACCTTATCCCCATGGGTCACTCTTCCGACGCCCGCTCGACCCGCCCTGAGGCGCCCCCCCGTCACATCTCGCGGGAGATGGCGCTCGGCTTCGGCACCGTATCCTTGGTGGCGCTGGCCACGTGCGGATTGCTGCTCCTACTGATTCGCCAGGTCTCTGCGTTGGTGACGGGCATGACGGCGGAGGAAACCGCCATTCGGCAGGGCTCTGCGTTGGCGAGGGCCGTGCGCGAGCAGTACATCCATCTGGCGCGGGCGTCTGTCGAAGGTGACGCCCGCCATCTGGAACACTTTCGGCACTGGCAAGCCGAGGTGCGTGAGGCGCTGACGAAGCTCCTGCCCTTCGTGCCGGCAGCCGAAGGGTGGCGGGTGCCTGCGCTCGGGCAGACGCTCGAGGCGCTG belongs to Myxococcales bacterium and includes:
- a CDS encoding DUF2309 domain-containing protein, with protein sequence MVPANASSTRAAVWPSDLTQDVATACGRIAPTWPLDRFIAVNPFWGSLHEPVPAVSQRLTSLVGSRLLMPRAYYRAQWQAGAFSRAHLATALAEIRSPLSLAQVLARLEQDTPSLPRHLRVMDVIDARRDLVHGMSFRDFVTVSTSQFCAAFFDDSQRPVGPDRTGGLYATWRRHALQDRSPGLLMGLGAFRALAEALPSDAQALILTALAELDVPLERRADYLTALLLDLNGWAAWCAYLRWQAQLAGTTDDHLTELVALRLAWELVLLRNGGKPLAAEWRVAVSGWPAIDAAVAAAETDEWVYQRALELAYQERLKAELETARPASEPADLPAVQAAFCIDVRSEVLRRALEAEAPRVQTLGFAGFFGLPVEYEPLGAARARPQLPGLLAPRLRVTDTGLPAAAADTRRAQLGFKGAWKRWKGGAASSFSFVETLGAVYAAKLLGDGLGWSRPVPAPDTVGLTLEDRALCKPRLTHTVAGAPVTPEEKAELAAGVLRAMSLTKGHARLIALVGHGSKTVNNPHAAGLDCGACCGQTGEVNARALAALLNEPEVRQGLAARGLPLPATTHFVAGLHNTTTDEITLFELEACPPSHAEELRTLRAELGRAAVRARAERAGSLGLDELSGHDLDQAVAARTRDWAEVRPEWGLSNNAAFIVAPRAHLRHVNLAGRAFLHDYRWQGDEGFAILELIMTAPMVVTHWINFQYYASTVDNQRFGSGNKVLHNVVGGHIGVFEGNAGDLRIGLPMQSLHDGTRWVHTPVRLSVYIDAPEPALQAVLRKHAHIRNMVANGWIYLFQFDSAERQVKRVMPSTDP
- a CDS encoding NADH-quinone oxidoreductase subunit L, with the translated sequence MNPIFTEAAGAVVALAIPVTYALAALLTSRQTGAGLFSRGLWATGLALGLATVLLGKRVLGGFDPLPHDAAPLFVALSQGLRVDGLTTGMLMLVTFLAHVIVRYSRTYLAGEPGQARYLRWFLATLAAVSLLVAANHLLVVALCWTATSLAIHQLLTFYPERPQALIAAHKKFLVSRLGDVLVFGAIGLLGWQVGSLHLDDVFLWARQTESLPWPVALAAVLLALGACLKCAQLPFHGWLIQVMEAPTPVSALLHAGVVNIGGFLMIRLAPLMVKAELAQFVLVGVGATTAALAALVMTTRVSIKVRLAWSTCAQMGFMLVECGLGAYHLALLHLVAHSLYKAHAFLASGSTVDLWRAGALETAAPEPRLAPWFVNLFLATAGVAAVGGAFGVNPTHEPSAWAMAWVLSLAGAALMTRAGAGGLTQGLKGAFYGLAVTTLYFTWHVLVAKLPLGTENIYDVSPGMFVRLVVTGAVFLGLYVVSALMAARPQSPWARALYPQLFAGFYLDEFFTRLTFRLWPAKLPPRRSAERGDFTTQTIGA
- a CDS encoding LysR family transcriptional regulator, which codes for MAGPLNYHHLQYFWAVAKEGNLTRTAQTLRVSQSALSTQIRQLEEQLGQSVFAREGRRLVLTEAGRIAFAHAEEIFAHGAELVATLAEGRRRDQVLRVGAVATLSRNFQESFVKPLLDEADVRLRLRSGSLDELLSLLAGHKLDLVLSNHEVRPDEEMSWRCQRIARQQVSLVGKPRAQPFAFPRDLAEAPLLLPAPGNEIRTSFDALCRELKVKPRVLAEVDDMAMMRLLARDTQAVALIPTVVVRDELQRGVLVTHYVVEGLFENFYAITVDRHYEHPLLRTLLSRPQEEILAMKGGRQLSESGGAGLTRSKRKG
- a CDS encoding TonB family protein translates to MVTVARPAFPLYRSFCCVLGLTAACASSAPSAKAPSPHWDEAQPRCYLGDAIAAGVPFGGDTQPAAGEARASRSTLARDRVTEVVHAHLEEVRYCGSQGMAADPAFAGDVVVRFTVGPGGHVLSSGVASSSVKDLDVQACVGRAVCRWLFEAPVGGGTVVVSYPFRFERVNPAPPDSES
- a CDS encoding transglutaminase family protein → MMYQIRIGCQLGYRAATPTPSVFILAPQAHARHMIVREALETTGASVGNEYRDLFGNRCRRITIAPGECNLRYEALACVPHHADEVRPEARQVPPAELPPEVLRFTLPSRYAENDKLLGFAWETFSKVPTGFLRAQAINEWVHKNIEYRRGSSRPDWSATDVLAHRYGVCRDRAHLVIALCRAFNMPARYAVSYLPDIDVPEDGLAMDFHAYAEVWLEGGWQIFDPQQLAPRKGRIFLASGLDAADAAFATLYGPAFLTKFSVFADPVNEKGEKLDLRLRPTPAPSVGALPPPITPSVVVASASPAFV
- a CDS encoding SRPBCC family protein yields the protein MTSPTPARAHQLRRTQFIPKPVDEVFPFFAAPENLEALTPPFLGFRILTPSPIPMQVGTLIDYRISLFGVPLRWRTRIEAYEPGVSFVDVALRSPYRRWHHLHTFTPVAGGTRMDDVVDYELPFGPLGAMTHVLLVKRTLARIFDFRAQAVRGVFGT